DNA sequence from the Candidatus Zixiibacteriota bacterium genome:
CGCGCGGATTTTGACCGTAGGTCATGCCGTCAAGCCGATTCAAATCTGAATCGCGATTGACAGTTGCGTTGCTTAAATTTCCGATCAGGGTGTCAAGCTGGCTTTGTATGCGCTCCTTGCGATTGCTTGGATCGGGATGGGTTGCAAGCCATTCTGGAACTCGCCCGGTCGCTTTTGCTCCGCCGCTCACATTTTCGAGCATATCAAAGACGCCAACCATTTCACGCGGGTCATTACCTGCCCGGCGCATGTATCGAAGGCCTAAATCGTCGGCCTGCTTTTCATCGTCTCTGCTGTATTTGAGAAAGAGCAATCCAAGACCGGCACTTGCCAGTTGTCCGTACTTTTGCAATCCGGGTTCGATAATCATTCCGGCAATAAGTCCAATTTGTGTCAATTGCTGTGTGCTCATTCTGTTAACAGAATGTTTAGCGGTTACATGGCCAATTTCATGACCAAGCACACCAGCAAGTTCAGCTTCGTTATCCAAATGAGCGAGAATTCCCCGAGTTACATAAATATACCCGCCCGGTAGGGCAAAGGCATTGACAACCGGGTCATCAAGAACGCGGAATGTCCAAGGGAGGTCCGGCCGCTCTGAGGTTGCGGCAATCTCCGACCCGAGCTCTTGTATATATCGCTGGAGGTTTGAATCAGAATAAAGCCCAAGCGAAGTGCTGATCTGTTTATCAGCTTCTTTGCCCATGCTTATTTCCTGTGATTCGCTGATGAGATTGATTTTGCTCTCTCCTGTCGCCGGATTCTTGGCGCATCCAGTCAGCGTTAGTCCGCCCGCAAAAGTTAGAAGGAGAGCGTACGAAAATCCCGCTTTGCGAATTGATTCCATTATGTCCGGCTTGCCGCTAAGCCTAAGCAGAGCTGAGGAAGCCTGGTCGATGACAGACATACAACAAGAAAGCATATTTTTCATTTCAATTTCTTCTTCCTGCAAGCAATGCTTAATAATGAACATCCAAAAAGTCCTATACACTATTCTTTATACTTTTTAGTTGGTATCTCAGTCTCTTCGAGGTTAACATTAGCAGGGCCATTGACTACTTTTCCATCGAAAGAAAAACGAGAGCCATGACATGGGCAATCAAACGATTGTTCTTCGTCATTCCGCCGGACTAGACACTTCAGGTGAGGGCATATCGCGCTGAAAGCATGGAGGTGGCCATCACCGTCGCGATATACGGCAGTTTTATCAATTACTGCTCCGCTTCCGCGTTCAATAGTATCAAGCGACTCGTCCCCGTTACCAGTTAAATAGTTTTTGTATTGAGCTACAGAATTTGCGGCCTCTTTTACAAAAGTACCTATAGCGCCCGTCACCTTTCTTGAAGGATCGTACATCTCGCTCCACTGGCTCTTTCTTCCGTGAATGAGATCAGGGATCAGTTCGCTGGCAATCGCGGCATGGGTAATTCCATTTCCTGAATCGCCAGTGATGATGTATATATTTTCATCACCAGGATTCTTGCCAATGAAGGCAAGGCCGTCCGCGGGTTCTATAATTTGTCCGGACCAGCGATACATGATTTCTCCCAGCTCAGGAAAACGCTTCCGGGCCCAGGATTCAATACGACGATATGGTTCACCCTTTCAGTCGTCTTCCTTATAAGGCTGTCCTGTCTTGTGGTCTTCACCGCCGACCATGAGCAGGTCATGGTGGTCATTGAGCGGTTGAGTGCGAATGTAATGGTAGGGCTCGTTTCTACTCTCCGAGTCTTTATCTCCACTGTCCCACCAGAGAGCGCGAAGGACTGAATCTTTTGGAACCGGCCCGGCAATAACATACGTCCGGTACGCCGCCTGTTTGGTGTGCATGGTCACGATGTCATTGATTGGTGAATTGGTAGCCAAAACAATGCTGCCGGCTGTTATTCGATAGCCAGTACTGGTCGTAACACCACTATGGTCTATCTTGTCGGCATGAGTTTTCGTAAATATCCGGCCGCCCCGTTTTACAATCGCATCAGCAACTCCCTTAAGAAATTTCAAAATGTGAAACTGTGCTTGATTGGGAAATCGAAGCGAGCGTCCTTTTTCAACCGGGATACCTGGTATGTCTGGCA
Encoded proteins:
- a CDS encoding Rieske 2Fe-2S domain-containing protein, producing the protein MYDPSRKVTGAIGTFVKEAANSVAQYKNYLTGNGDESLDTIERGSGAVIDKTAVYRDGDGHLHAFSAICPHLKCLVRRNDEEQSFDCPCHGSRFSFDGKVVNGPANVNLEETEIPTKKYKE
- a CDS encoding M48 family metalloprotease, whose product is MKNMLSCCMSVIDQASSALLRLSGKPDIMESIRKAGFSYALLLTFAGGLTLTGCAKNPATGESKINLISESQEISMGKEADKQISTSLGLYSDSNLQRYIQELGSEIAATSERPDLPWTFRVLDDPVVNAFALPGGYIYVTRGILAHLDNEAELAGVLGHEIGHVTAKHSVNRMSTQQLTQIGLIAGMIIEPGLQKYGQLASAGLGLLFLKYSRDDEKQADDLGLRYMRRAGNDPREMVGVFDMLENVSGGAKATGRVPEWLATHPDPSNRKERIQSQLDTLIGNLSNATVNRDSDLNRLDGMTYGQNPREGYFKINTFYHPDLRFTVQFPAGWQYANQKQGVLAVTPDQDGIIQVTLASQQSADAAAQEFFSQEGLSAERTSRGNVNGLPHVSGRFRAQTEQGELSGIASFIDYEGNVYQVLGYSPSDRWSRNEMAIGNAMQSFDRLTDPKALSVQPLKLDIVTLDLAMTVDQFASSFPTPVTTETLALINQVGEGQRLEAGKKVKRIVGEPTFSVNK